Proteins from a single region of Theileria parva strain Muguga chromosome 1, complete sequence, whole genome shotgun sequence:
- the clpP2 gene encoding Clp protease family protein, with protein sequence MEVLEITFRILVFLSFIKERCYTFKINNINSGKFHKNLYYDKFFSKSDNKCNLQTQNIIGIPKVSYKHPGSNQVEWEDIHNRLFRERILFVSQPLDDEYVNQLIAAILCLDNETSEKPITLYINSPGGNMHSGLSLYDTLKHVRSEIVTINVGLCASTATLLLGAGTPGKRYGLKHSRVLLLQPSGLAEGTAEQIKIEAQHILEIKRNLVEIYSNITKQPYEKIASDIERDNFMSSEEYKSYGLIDEIITNSGTKLMQK encoded by the exons ATGGAAGTACTTGAAATTACATTTCGGATACttgtatttttaagttttattaag GAAAGgtgttacacatttaagataaacaatattaacagcg GAAAATTCCACAAGAATCTTTACTATGACAAGTTTTTTAGTAAAAGTGATAACAAATGTAATTTACAAACACAAAATATAATAG GAATCCCGAAGGTTTCATATAAACACCCAGGATCCAACCAAGTTGAGTGGGAAGATATACATAATAG gcTATTTAGAGAGCGTATACTGTTTGTTAGTCAACCATTAGATGATGAATACGTGAATCAACTCATTGCAGCAATCCTATGCCTGGATAATGAAACATCAGAAAAACCAATCACACTGTATATTAACAGCCCTGGGGGAAATATGCATTCGGGCTTGTCTCTATATGACACACTAAAG CATGTCCGGTCGGAAATTGTAACCATAAACGTAGGCCTTTGTGCCTCAACTGCCACCCTACTGTTAGGTGCAGGAACGCCAGGAAAAAGATATGGACTCAAGCACTCAAGAGTTCTATTACTTCAGCCTAGCGGCCTTGCAGAAGGCACTGCAGAACAGATCAAAATTGAAGCTCAACACATATTAGAAATTAAAAGAAATTTAGTTGAAATTTACAG TAACATAACAAAACAGCCCTATGAAAAAATCGCATCAGATATAGAAAGGGATAATTTCATGTCTTCAGAAGAGTACAAATCCTACGGATTAATAGATGAAATTATAACAAATTCCGGCACTAAACTAATGcaaaaataa
- the SUMO1 gene encoding Small ubiquitin-related modifier 1, giving the protein MDENTVKENNPPDADNDHIQLKVRSPDGSEVYFKIKKKTKLEKLMNTYCSRLGQSPEAVRFLFDGDRIKGDATPEELGIENGDIIDAMVQQTGGSIKMTSF; this is encoded by the exons ATGGACGAAAACACAGTTAAAGAAAATAATCCCCCAGATGCTGATAATGATCACATTCAGCTTAAAGTTAGATCACCA GACGGGTCCGAAGTctactttaaaattaaaaaaaagaCAAAATTGGAGAAGCTCATGAACACATATTGCAGCCGTCTGGGACAATCACCCGAAGCcg TGAGATTCCTATTTGACGGAGACAGGATTAAAGGTGATGCAACCCCTGAAGAACTAGGAATTGAAAACGGAGATATTATAGACGCAATGGTACAACAGACTGGTGGTTCCATTAAAATGACAAGTTTTTAA